Genomic segment of Oscillatoria salina IIICB1:
AAGGATAAGTACCGTGATCCAAATCCAGGAGCGTACCTTGAGCGCCCTCAAATAGAATATTACGTCGTTGTTGTTTCGCCTGATAAATTTTCAATGAACTATCGACGACATAGGGACGCAACCGTTCTGCATAACCAAGATACTCTGCAATCACTTCATTGGGATTAAGCGGCGGCAAATCGTAGAGCTTTTCTAAAATAGCGTTCTTATAATTTATCGTCCACTCTAGCTGAGAGCGCAGACCCTCAGCATCCATCAGATCGATGATGCGAATTCCCGTACGCTCAGATTTATCGGCATAAGTAGGACCTATCCCCCGCTTAGTAGTGCCAATTTTGTGACTACCGCGACGTTCTTCCGAAGCATTATCAATCATGCGATGATAAGGCATCGTCACATGAGCAGTTTGCGAGATAAATAAATTATCAGTCGAAATCGCGATCGCTTCTAACTGATCGATTTCTTCAATGAGAACTTGGGGGTCAATAACCGTACCCGAACCGATAATACATTCAGTATCGGGGTATAAAATGCCAGAAGGAATCAAGTGGAGTTTAAAAGTTTTGTCTTTAACAACCACAGTGTGTCCAGCGTTAACCCCCCCTTGATAACGCACAACCACATCTGCGGAACGGGAGAGTAAATCTGTTATTTTTCCTTTGCCTTCGTCGCCCCACTGAGCGCCAATTACAATTACGTTAGCCAAGGGTCTTTATTTAAGCTAGAGTTTTCACAAACTATAATTATCCACATTTGGGGTCATAACTGTCAAGTTATTAATTCGTGGTTGGGGATTGGGGATTGGGGATTGGGGATTGGGGATTGGGAGAGGGGGGAGATAAGGGAGAGGGGGAAGCAAAGGAGACAATGGAGATAAGGGAGAGGGGGAAGCAAAGGAGACAATGGAGATAAACTGATAACTGTTCCCTGGTAACTGTTCACTGATAACTGAACCCAGTCCCCAATCCCCAATCCAAAATGCAGCAGTTAGCGAAAGAAAAATATAAAAGCGGCGTAAAATGGTTAACTTGGTCAGCAGTGTTGGCTGTAGTCAGTGTTGGTGGCTGGTTAGTTTATACCACTCGTTTTCAAGAAAGCTCTCAACCAGTAGAAGTCCGTTTGCTTACCGTCAAAAGAGACACTTTAGAGGAAGTAATTAACGAGAGCGGTACAGTAGAATTAGCAGAACAACAAACGCTCAAAGCACCTGCTGATGGTACAGTAGAAAAGATTTTAGTTGAGGTAGGCGATTTTGTTACTTCTGGTAAACGCTTGATTGTGTTGCGCGATCCCGAAGCACAAACTAAACTGGCAGATCATCAGTTAGAGATTCAACGACAAGAAGTTACACTCGCTAATGCGAAATCGCAAGTTACAGCCGCTCAAGAAAAGTTAAAAGTAGCACAAGCTGAACTAGAGAAACTGAAAAACGGCGATAGTGGAGGCGATCGCACTCGTCTTCCCGCACAAAGGTTAGCGATCGCTAAACAGGAACTAAATTTAACTAATCTTCGCGCTCAAGTTACTGAAGCTCAGGAAAAATTACGCGTCGCTCAAAATAAACTCGAAGCTGACCAAAAACTCTTCGCTAAAGGCTTTATTGCTGAAAATGAGTTGCAAAATCAAAAAGATGCAGTTCGTGCGGCACAGGCTGAATTAAGGGGCGCTCAGTTGGAAGTTAGCACCGCTCTCCTGGATCTCAAAAACGACAATCTGGAATTAGAAAGAATCGAGTCGGAATTACAACAAGAAATTGCTGATGCGGAGTCTGAATTAGCACAAGCTGAAGTTAGTTTACAAGATGCCGTCGCCCAGTTACAAAACGCACAAACTCAAGTCCGTCAAGAAGCGATCGCATTACAAAAACTACAACTCGAACGTCAGACAATTGAGCAAGAATTGCAAGAAAACGTGGTTATCGCCCCCGTAGCCGGACAAATCCTTGATATCGTAGTGAAAAAAGGAGCAGTAGTCCAACAAAGCGAAGCTTTATTGGTTCAAGGAAACCCCACTGAAGAAATCATTAAACTACAACTTTCTACCTTAGATGCAAGTAAGGTAGAATCTCAGCAAGTTGCTCGGATTAGCGTTATCGGTCCCAATCCAGAATCTTACACCGGACGAGTTGAAGAAATTTCGTTACTCGCGAATCTTAGTAGCGGTGATAATAGTGGCGATAGTTCACAAGCAAGAGTACCAGCAATAGTCCGTTTAGATAATCCCACGGGTAGTTTGATTCCTGGTAGTCAAGTAAGTGTGGAAATTATCATTGAACAGCAAAAAAACGTGCTAGTTTTGGACGCAGAAGCAATTCACCAGAAAGATGACGAAGCTTTTGTCTGGTTGATTGACGAACAAGGTAGGGTGAGCAAGCAATCTGTTACTCTCGGACTAGAAGCTTTAACTGCTATTCAAGTTAAATCTGGTTTAAGTGAAGGATCTCGCGTGGCTGTACCTGCTCCCGATACTACTTTACAACCAGGTATGAAAGTTAAAACAGTGGACAGTGAACAGTGATTAGGGACTGGGGACCCCTAATCCCCAATACCCAATCCCCAATCCCTAATCCCCAATCACCATGAGTCTCGTAATTTCTGATTTACTACATTTAACTTATCTTTCCCTGCGTGGGAATCCTTTGCGTTCCGCTTTGACAACTTTAGGGGTATTTATGGGAGTAGCGGCAGTGACGGCGACAATGCAAGTGGGTAATATTAGTAAAGCAGTAATTGCCAAACAATTAGCAGAACGAGATGCACCTCAAGTTACTTTATTTTCAGGACGACATCCAGTTACAAGAGATCGGGTTCAATTGCAGTCAGAGGATATAGAATTATTGCAGAAACGATTGCCACAGGTACAAGCGATAAGTAGTTACAGAGGGATTTGGAATCGATCGGAGATTTTGTTTCTCGATCGCGCTGCGACACCTTACCAAGCGGCAGTTTCGCAAGAGTTTTTGCTAACATCGGGGCGATCGCTATTGTCAGGACGCTTTTTTACTGAGGCGGATTTTGCTAATTTTCGCCCTGTGGTAGTTATTGATACGGTTTTGGCGGAAAAATTGTTTTCTGATGAAGATCCCATTGGTGAGCGTATTTATCGCGATCGTAAGCCTTATGTGGTGGTAGGTGTAATTGAAAGTAAGCTGGAAGAGGGGGAAGAAGAACCTCCGGGTTTGTTGTTGATGCCTCTGGCGACTTACAATGCTCTTACTGGTAGAGATAATGTGGGAGCGCTTTCTCTTCGTCCTGAGAGGATCGAAGATTTGACGAATTTGCAAGAGCAAGCAAAAGTTATTTTAGAGCAACGTTACCCTGGTTATGAGTTTTGGACTTGGAGTAATGTTGAGGATGTAATCGAACAACAGCAAACTTTACGCTGGGTTTCGCTTTCGTTACTTGCGGTTGGTGGAATCGCGTTACTTGTTGGTGGTGTGGGTATTGCTAATATTACTATTGCTTCGGTGATGGAACGCACCCCGGAAATCGGTTTGCGACGAGCTTTAGGTGCGACTCGACAGGATATTATGCTTCAATTTATCCTGGAAGCGGTACTTTTAAGTTTAGTTGGAGGAGTTGGTGCGATCGCTACTGTTCATGGAATTACGGTTGTGGTAGCTGACACTTTTGCGTTACCCTACGAGTTTAATCGCCAAACTACGGTTTTGGCTTTAGGTTCGGCTTTGCTAGTTGGAGTTGGTGCTAGTTTTTTTCCAGCCCTACGTGCTAGTAAACTAGATCCAGTTAAAGCTTTAAGAGCTTCCTAAGTTAAGGTAACAGTTATGATGGAGAATGAGCCTCCAGTATTTTCTCAATCTCCCTACCAACGACCAATCTCGCTACCGTCTCTGAGTTTGATTCAAGTTTTTTTGGTCGCAATTTTTTCGGCAATTTTGGGTAGTGTTTTTACCCTCAGTTTTTTGGGAATTTTCTCTAAAGAAAAAAAATCTCTCGCTCCCGCGATCGCTGCTGTTAAATCTTCTTCTTCTCTTACTTTGGACTCTTTTCCCTCTCCGATTATTTCGTCGAGAACTTTTCCTACTTCACCTCAACAATCAGTTTCAAGAAAACCACTAACTACTGCTGTCTCAAACCACGATCGAGTTGCTATTAAACAGAATTCATTTGTACCTCAAAATCATCCTCAATCTTGGTTGAATTCACTAAAATTTGCTGAGTCTGTAGAAGGAGAATTGCTCGCTCCTACAAAGACTAAATCCGCTCGTGCTAACTCTTCTTCAGTGAAATACTTTCCTACTTTTCCAGCGAAATCAAGAAAAAGCGATTTGCAAATTGCTAAAAAATTTACTGCTATTCAAGCACCAATTTCAACTGCTTATTTCTTAGCACAAAATCAGCATCAAGTCAAGCCGGAAACCGATATAGAATCAACTTTAACCAACGAGCGAGAAGAAGTGAAATTGTCCTTAAATGACGTAGTATTTTTAGTAGTCGAAAACAATAGAAATATTAAAAACGCTTACCTAGATCGAATAATTGCCAGACAAAATTTAGCTGTAGCTGAAGATAAATTTGTTCCTAACTTTACCCCGAGAGTTTCCCTCAGCGTTGAGGAAAACGAAAGTCGTTCGCTAACAACTAACAATCGAGAATTCAATTTAGGAACAGATTTTGCCGTAAAAATTCCTACAGGTGCAGATATTCAGTTAGAATGGAATGCGTTGAGACGTTCCACAGCAGAAAATAGAATCGATTTACTTGAGAGTATTGCTCAAAATCGCATTAATCAAACTTTAGAGTTAAGTTTTACTCAACCTTTACTCAAAGATTTTGGGATAAATATTAATCGTGCTTCAATTGAAATAGCGAGAATTGAAGAACAGGTAGATTTTTTACAACTAAAAAATACTTTAATTGAGACAATCACCTCAGCAATTCAAACTTACCGTAGTTTAGTACAAGCCCAAGAACAAGTAAAGATTCAACAGCTATCTTTAGAAAGAGCAAAAAGACAATTAGAAATTACTCAAGCTTTAATTGAAGCCGGGAGATTAGCAAGAATAGAATTAGTCCAAAACCAGACAGATATTGCCTCACGAGAAGTAAGTCTTTTAAATGCACAAAGAAATTTAGCCAATGCGCGTTTAAATTTATTGCAAATTCTTGACATTGAAGGAGATTTGCAAATCATTGCCGCCGAAATTTCCGAAACAGTAGGAGAAAATGTTAATTTAGATTACAAACAACTTTGGCAGCAAGCTTTAGCGAATGACCCAGAATATTTACAAGCAATTTACGCAGTCGAAATTGAGAAATTAAATGTTTTATTAGCCGAAAACAATCAACGCTGGGATTTAGATTTACAACTAAGTTACGGTATTGATGCAGATAATTTAGCAGAAAATAATACCGATTTGCGAGCCGGATTGAGTTTCACGCGCGAATTTGGCAATTTGGAATTAGAGCAAGCTGTCGAAAGAAGTAAAATTGACCTAGAAAAAAGCGAAAATAACTTAAGAGAAATTCGCGAAAATCTGGGAATCGATCTGCAAGACAGAATTAGAGATGTAGAAATTAGTTTAAGACAAGTAGAACTAGCGCGAAGATTCCGAGAATTAGCAGAAGAAAGGTTAGAAAACGAGCGAGAAAAACTCAGATTAGGAGTTCCAGGAACTCGCTTAATCGATATTATCAACTTCGAGAATGACCTAGTAGAAGCGAGAAATGCGGAATTAAATGCCAAGATTGATTATCTCAATGCTTTAACCAGCTTACAACAAACCGTAGGCATTACCTTAGAAGTATGGGAGATCGAACTTGAAGAAAATTAGCAAGAATTTAGCGATCGCTGCGGACGCTATTTTTTGACAACGAGCTACCATAGGAAAAAGTAGCGCGAGATAAAGTTAACCAATACTGTAACTCGTAATTCCTATTTCCTGAATAATTAAACAAACAACTAACGATTAACCACGGAGGTTATCATGGCATTATATGCAGACTTACACCGTCACTTAGGTGGTTCAGTAGTTCCGCGCATTCTCTGGCGTTATTTCCAACGTCACGACGAACAACTAGCGCAACGTTTTCCTAAGTATAAAGAATTCGAGGAATTTTATACTCGCAAACGCAATACCCTCGATGAATATTTGGAATTACACACCTTAGTGGAAAGTACCCAAACCGCAGCCAGTTTACCTTACTTTATTTATCGCTTGATTCGGGGTGCGTATATTTTCGAGAATTTAGCTTATCTAGAATTGCGCTATACACCTTATTTGCGTACTGACGATCAATTAAGTCAATCAGCAAGAATTGACCAAATGTACTCCATTGTAGAAATTGTCGGTAAAGCTGCTCGCGTACCAGAGTATCCGATGGTGACAAGTCAAATACTTTGTATGCACTCTAGACTACCCTACGAAGTGAACAAAGCGATCGCCGATTTAGCCATCCAATCCAGCGAGTATGTTTGTGCAATTGACGTAGCTGGAGGAGACTCCCATTACGCCGAACGTTTAGACGAGTTTATCAGTTTATACGAGTATGCGCGCGATCGCGGCTTGAAAACTACAGGTCATCTCTATGAAACTACTGACGGTTGTTACCCAAAATTGCTACCCTATTTAATGCGGATCGGTCATGGAATTCAAATTCCTCTGCGCTATCCAGAATTACTTCCCCAACTGGCTAAAATGAATCAATGTCTGGAAGTTTGTCCCACAACTTACTTAAAAACAGGTACTCTCGAAGATCTACATCAACTTAAAGTTGTTTTCGATCGCTGTTTTGCAGCCGGAGTAGACATCGCTATTTGTACCGACAATGCTGGTTTACACAATGTCCGACTTCCTTTTGAGTACGAAAATCTCTTAACCAAAGATGTCATCGACTTCCAGCAACTACAAGCTTGTCAAGAAGCCGCTTTTCGCCATGCTTTCGCATGGCCCCACAACCAAGGTCCGGCTTCTTTAATTACTGGGTTACTTCAAGACAAGCAGCCAGAAGCTTTAACTTTAAGTGGGAAGTAAATCTTTCGTAGTTAAGGCTTTATTGCCTCTTAGTTTACTACTGACTGCGCGGAAAAATTTTTTCTCTTCTGGCGATCCATTTTCCCAATGAAGGTAACGAGTGAGTATGGTGCGAAATCGTGTCAAAATATACTAGTCAAAGCTGACCATCTTGCACCACTCGCTAATTTCTAATTAATTTATATTCTCAGTCTTGTTTGGTAATGAAAGCAACCCGATTTTTCCGTCAGTTTACTTCTGCTGTGCTACTTTCCTTGATAGCTGGTACACTAGGTAACGTCGCCTTGGCGCAACCAGAACAACCAGTGCGTCGAGCATTTTTACTCCACTTACCCTGTGCTGATGGTGATGGTAAATCTTACAATAATTTTCGACGCAGCAATGCAGAAATCTCGGTTAATAGAGAATATTACGAAGCGGTAATGGAAGTGAAACCCGGAGGTGAAATGAGTTGCGGACTCCGAACTGACACACCTGCCACATTAGAGTTAGAATTTGGAATGCGAGACAGCGATCGCGGTAGCGCCCCGGTAATTGTTACTCTATTCTTAGATGGTTTTCAAATTGACTCCCAAACTGTTGCACCAGGACAAACTCGCAGTATTCTCGCTGATGTTACTAATGTTAGAAGTATCGCTATAGAAACTGCTTGTACGAAACCAATTAATTGCGGTTCGCCTGTTTATTTTACTAAGGCTGAACTCACCGAAATTCCCCTTTTCATTCAACAACAATAATTTGCCGGCTACAAAAGTCTTCCCGGCTTTTGTAGCTTCGTTCATCTTTGCATCAATAATATTATGTCCGATCGCCGTCTCCGAAACGTATATCAAAATCTTATTGGCAGTTTAGAGAGAGACTCTCTTGTTCAAAACACTACCGATAAACTCAGAAATTCTCTCCAAGTTGACCGCGTAGTTTTATACTATTTCTATAAAGAATGGTCAGGTCAAGTTACTTTTGAATCTCTCAGTAACCTAAAATTTTCTATTTTTGGTGCTACTGGTCCAGATCAATGTTTTAACGATAAATATGCAGCCCTGTATCTTGCTGGAAGAGTAAAAGCAATTAAAGATATTGCACAAGCAGAAATTACTGAATGTCACCGCAATTTTCTCCTAGATTTACAAGTACGTGCTAACTTAGTCGTACCAGTGTTAAATCACGATAAATTATGGGGACTTTTGATTGCTCATCACTGTCAGTCACCTCATCCCTGGTCTAATTCTGACATAGAACTTATGCGAGCGGAAGCTAAAAATATCGCCTTATCTCCCGCAATTCAAAACAGCTAAAATGAATTACTTTAAACATCTAGCGAGAAATTCCAGCAAATGTTGATGAAATTCTGGGGTTGCGTTCATGTAACAAGCATGACCAGCTTCAGCTAAAATTATTTTCTCAGCATTAGGCATTAATTTGACAAAAATATCGGCTTCTTTTACCATTCGATCTTTACTACCATAAATTGCTAACGTTGGCAACTCAATTTCTGGTAATTGTTGCTGATAATTAGCTAAACTTACCGGAGCAATTGGAACAAAACCGCTCAATTTTTCTGGATAATTAACTACAAAAGGTAAACTGTAGCCTCCACTCATCGAAGGCGAAATTAACACTGGTAAATTAATGCTTAACTCCTGGAATAATTTTAGCAGGAAATTTGCGCGATCGCTAAAATTACCTGTAGATTTTCCATACCCAGGTAAATCTATCGCAACTGCACGATAACCTTTTTCTACTAATAATTGCAAAGTCCCAATATCTTCCCAAGTTTGCGAACTAAAACTAGCACCATGTAACAATAAAACTGATTTACTATTCTTCTCTCCCGTTTCCCGATAAAAAATATTTTGCTCTTCTATTTCAATGTATTCTGCTTTCACTATTTGACTCCTTTTCTAATTTATTGTAACTTTAAAATCAACTACTCAATTAATCGAAAATCTTCTTGATTACGAAAAAAGCAAAATCTAAATTACTTTTCTTTTTACACAACAAATTTAACCGCTTGAAGAATTATAATCGTTATTTGCTGCTACTACTGCATTGTAAAAATCGTTTAACTCGACAGCGATATTATTGTTCTTATTAACATAATAATACCCACAAATTAGCGCAACTTTTCTTTTTGGCAAATACTCAAACTCTTTGATAGTTTTCAGTAATTCTTCTCCCGTCAGTGGTTCAGTTGCAGCATTCATTGGTAAATCGGAACGTTGATAAGACCAACTTCTTCCCACACCTAATTGTAGCAGCATATTATCAGGAGTAAATAACTCCCAATAAGGCAAATCATAATCATCTTCCCAATCTGGAAAAACTTGCAACTCATATTTATTGTTGAAACTTATTTTCAGGACTAAACTTGGATACTCAAGTTCAAATTTACTAATTTCATTTCCTTCTACTAACTTAATTTTTTCTTTGATTATTTCCAGTTCAGATTCTGAACTAACTATTAACTCACTAATCCTTTTTCTAGATATTTCTGAACTATTCAGTAAAGACACAGTATTCTGGGAATTTGCCGGAAAATCTAGGGTGAAATATATAGAATATAGTTTCCATTGTGACCCACGAGTCCCAAATGTCCAAGAGCCTTTTTGCTTATTTTTCATTAATTTGTGAGAGTAAGGAATTTTATCTCCAATTTCCAGAGATAATTCATCTCCATAGCTAAGTTTTGCTTCCCAACAAATTTCTCCACAAATATTTTTGACTATCTCTTGCAGTTGTTTCAAGTCAGTTTCACTATCAATTGATTGAATTAACATTAAATTCATAACTTAGTCCTCAAAATTTTCTTCCTCTAACTCTAAACCTAGAAACTCACGAGCTTTTTTTTGTAACTCTTGATAAGTAAAATCACCACGTTCATTTTTTGTTCCTCCGTAACCAGCAGCTTTCTCCTCTTCTAGAAAATTACCAAAATCTTTTCTTTCTTCTGATGTCATTTTAAATGCTTGAGCAATCTCATTAAATTGCTTAATGTTTGACTTTGACATTAATTATTCAACCTTTGACTAAATCTGAACTAACCTCATTCACAAAAGGATCTAATATCCGTGTTTATCTGCGTTTATCTGTGGTTACTAATTAACCCTTAATTCTCTGAGTAGTTAAATCAACTGCTAACTTAATTGCTTCTCGCATCGAAGTAGCATTTGCAATTCCTTTACCTGCAATATCAAAAGCTGTACCATGATCCGGTGAAGTGCGAATAAAAGGCAAACCAATGGTAGTATTAATTGCATAGTCAAAGGCTAACAATTTTACCGGAATTAATCCTTGGTCGTGATACAAAGCGAGATAGCCATCATAAGCACTATTTGTCGCTTCAGGATTGTACCAAGCTTGTCCAACTTTAACCCATAAAGTATCTGGAGGTACGGGACCAATTAACTTTAAATTAGGGCGATTTTTTTGTTCTGATTCTATCCAGGATATTAACCAATCTACCTCTTCTGTACCTAATTGTCCCGCTTCTCCGCTATGAGGATTTAATCCAGAAATAGCAATAGTTGGGGTTTCAATTCCGAAATCTGTGTGCAAACATTGGACAAGTAAATCT
This window contains:
- a CDS encoding adenosine deaminase, giving the protein MALYADLHRHLGGSVVPRILWRYFQRHDEQLAQRFPKYKEFEEFYTRKRNTLDEYLELHTLVESTQTAASLPYFIYRLIRGAYIFENLAYLELRYTPYLRTDDQLSQSARIDQMYSIVEIVGKAARVPEYPMVTSQILCMHSRLPYEVNKAIADLAIQSSEYVCAIDVAGGDSHYAERLDEFISLYEYARDRGLKTTGHLYETTDGCYPKLLPYLMRIGHGIQIPLRYPELLPQLAKMNQCLEVCPTTYLKTGTLEDLHQLKVVFDRCFAAGVDIAICTDNAGLHNVRLPFEYENLLTKDVIDFQQLQACQEAAFRHAFAWPHNQGPASLITGLLQDKQPEALTLSGK
- a CDS encoding TolC family protein gives rise to the protein MMENEPPVFSQSPYQRPISLPSLSLIQVFLVAIFSAILGSVFTLSFLGIFSKEKKSLAPAIAAVKSSSSLTLDSFPSPIISSRTFPTSPQQSVSRKPLTTAVSNHDRVAIKQNSFVPQNHPQSWLNSLKFAESVEGELLAPTKTKSARANSSSVKYFPTFPAKSRKSDLQIAKKFTAIQAPISTAYFLAQNQHQVKPETDIESTLTNEREEVKLSLNDVVFLVVENNRNIKNAYLDRIIARQNLAVAEDKFVPNFTPRVSLSVEENESRSLTTNNREFNLGTDFAVKIPTGADIQLEWNALRRSTAENRIDLLESIAQNRINQTLELSFTQPLLKDFGININRASIEIARIEEQVDFLQLKNTLIETITSAIQTYRSLVQAQEQVKIQQLSLERAKRQLEITQALIEAGRLARIELVQNQTDIASREVSLLNAQRNLANARLNLLQILDIEGDLQIIAAEISETVGENVNLDYKQLWQQALANDPEYLQAIYAVEIEKLNVLLAENNQRWDLDLQLSYGIDADNLAENNTDLRAGLSFTREFGNLELEQAVERSKIDLEKSENNLREIRENLGIDLQDRIRDVEISLRQVELARRFRELAEERLENEREKLRLGVPGTRLIDIINFENDLVEARNAELNAKIDYLNALTSLQQTVGITLEVWEIELEEN
- a CDS encoding efflux RND transporter periplasmic adaptor subunit, which translates into the protein MQQLAKEKYKSGVKWLTWSAVLAVVSVGGWLVYTTRFQESSQPVEVRLLTVKRDTLEEVINESGTVELAEQQTLKAPADGTVEKILVEVGDFVTSGKRLIVLRDPEAQTKLADHQLEIQRQEVTLANAKSQVTAAQEKLKVAQAELEKLKNGDSGGDRTRLPAQRLAIAKQELNLTNLRAQVTEAQEKLRVAQNKLEADQKLFAKGFIAENELQNQKDAVRAAQAELRGAQLEVSTALLDLKNDNLELERIESELQQEIADAESELAQAEVSLQDAVAQLQNAQTQVRQEAIALQKLQLERQTIEQELQENVVIAPVAGQILDIVVKKGAVVQQSEALLVQGNPTEEIIKLQLSTLDASKVESQQVARISVIGPNPESYTGRVEEISLLANLSSGDNSGDSSQARVPAIVRLDNPTGSLIPGSQVSVEIIIEQQKNVLVLDAEAIHQKDDEAFVWLIDEQGRVSKQSVTLGLEALTAIQVKSGLSEGSRVAVPAPDTTLQPGMKVKTVDSEQ
- a CDS encoding ABC transporter permease → MSLVISDLLHLTYLSLRGNPLRSALTTLGVFMGVAAVTATMQVGNISKAVIAKQLAERDAPQVTLFSGRHPVTRDRVQLQSEDIELLQKRLPQVQAISSYRGIWNRSEILFLDRAATPYQAAVSQEFLLTSGRSLLSGRFFTEADFANFRPVVVIDTVLAEKLFSDEDPIGERIYRDRKPYVVVGVIESKLEEGEEEPPGLLLMPLATYNALTGRDNVGALSLRPERIEDLTNLQEQAKVILEQRYPGYEFWTWSNVEDVIEQQQTLRWVSLSLLAVGGIALLVGGVGIANITIASVMERTPEIGLRRALGATRQDIMLQFILEAVLLSLVGGVGAIATVHGITVVVADTFALPYEFNRQTTVLALGSALLVGVGASFFPALRASKLDPVKALRAS
- a CDS encoding GAF domain-containing protein; the protein is MSDRRLRNVYQNLIGSLERDSLVQNTTDKLRNSLQVDRVVLYYFYKEWSGQVTFESLSNLKFSIFGATGPDQCFNDKYAALYLAGRVKAIKDIAQAEITECHRNFLLDLQVRANLVVPVLNHDKLWGLLIAHHCQSPHPWSNSDIELMRAEAKNIALSPAIQNS
- a CDS encoding alpha/beta fold hydrolase, translating into MKAEYIEIEEQNIFYRETGEKNSKSVLLLHGASFSSQTWEDIGTLQLLVEKGYRAVAIDLPGYGKSTGNFSDRANFLLKLFQELSINLPVLISPSMSGGYSLPFVVNYPEKLSGFVPIAPVSLANYQQQLPEIELPTLAIYGSKDRMVKEADIFVKLMPNAEKIILAEAGHACYMNATPEFHQHLLEFLARCLK
- a CDS encoding adenylosuccinate synthase, with protein sequence MANVIVIGAQWGDEGKGKITDLLSRSADVVVRYQGGVNAGHTVVVKDKTFKLHLIPSGILYPDTECIIGSGTVIDPQVLIEEIDQLEAIAISTDNLFISQTAHVTMPYHRMIDNASEERRGSHKIGTTKRGIGPTYADKSERTGIRIIDLMDAEGLRSQLEWTINYKNAILEKLYDLPPLNPNEVIAEYLGYAERLRPYVVDSSLKIYQAKQQRRNILFEGAQGTLLDLDHGTYPYVTSSNPVAGGACVGAGVGPTAIDRTIGVAKAYTTRVGEGPFPTEVDGEIGEFLCDRGAEFGTTTGRRRRCGWFDAVIGRYAVRINGMDCMAITKLDVLDGLEEIKVCVAYELDGTTCQEFPSNSRIFARCRPIYQTLPGWQRSTADCRTLEDLPPQALDYLKFLAELMEVPIAIVSLGASRDRTIIVEDPIHGPKRALLDEDGTPVKLEI